The window AAAACTTATAGCAGTTGCAATTTGTCTTTATAATATATGTTGCAACATAATGTCTTTTTAAGTTAAACATTGTAAAATTGCTCAAATCAATTTAACACGAATTGTGTTAAAGATAAAACTTGTTTTTTTGTATGAGACTTTCCATCGAACGTAAGCCCGTAAAAGTAAACCCCGATTCCAAACGTGTTATAGCCCGATTTTTTTTTAATGGTAATGATAGAGCCAAAGAGGTAATTGAGCGGGTAATGGATATTACTGAAGAAGAAGCGTTCGCGATAGTTTCACCTATTTTACAGGAGTATTCCAAGCGTCACCGCAACATTACCCGGGTACTTAACCGCCACTGCAGCAAACTAAAAAACCTGTTTGCCGAGCTTAAAGTTGATTTTGATAGCCTGACGGTGTACCGTAAATTGTTGATCGGGTCCTATTTTACACATGAATACTCCATTGAATCGGCCGCCTTTTTTAACCCTTCCATTGTAGATGACCCCGACCAAAGCGAGTTGGAAGACGGCGAACGCCGGGTGATCATTAGCTTCAGGGCGGTAGGCGAGGGGCATATCTCCTCCATCACCTTTCGCCGGGCAATGATTGATAAGAACAATAATATTACCGTAATACCCGCCGGCGATTATATTGATGAAGCTGAGATTGTACGCAACGCGGTATATAATAAAAAGCTGTTTTTTGAGAAAGCAGTAGCCACGCAAATTAATGTTGATGTGTTGCGTGAGGTTGAACAAAAGCTTGATCATCATTTTGAATATGCCACGTTGCGCCGTATTATCCTCGATTCGCAAAACCTGCAGGAAAAGGATATAAATAAGCTGGAGTTTGATAAGATACTTTGGTTGGCCGATAGCTATTATGAAATAGTTTTCTCGCTTGATACGGATATTTCGGACAGGGTGATTTTCCCAATATCCGAATATGAGCGTAAAGGGATTGAAGATGCCCGTTTTGTGAAGTTTATAAACGATGACGGCACTTTTGTATACTATGCTACTTATACAGCTTATGATGGTTCGCTGATTATGCCCAAACTGCTGCAAACGCGGGATTTTTACGATTTCCGTATTATGCCCTTATATGGTGATGGCGCGCAGAACAAAAACCTGGCCCTGTTCCCGCGTAAAATAAATGGCAAGTTTGTAATGATATCCCGTATAGACGGCTGCAACAACTATATCATGTATTCCGACAAGATTAACCTGTGGGAAAAACCTATTTTACTGCAAAAACCAAAGTTTAGCTGGGAGTTTGTACAGATAGGGAATTGCGGCTCGCCAATTGAAACTGAAAAAGGCTGGATAGTGATTACCCACGGTGTTGGCCCTATGCGCCGGTACGTTTTGGGTGCCAGTTTACTTGACTTGGAAGACCCTACAAAAGAGATAGGCAGGTTGCGCGAACCTTTGCTGATCCCCAATCCCGACGAACGGGAAGGTTATGTGCCAAACGTATTATATTCCTGCGGGTCTATAGTCCACAATAATAAATTGATCATCCCGTATGGCTTATCCGACTATTCTACCTCGTTTGCAGAAGTTGATATGGACGAACTGGTGAATAAGCTGCTGGAGGACGGGGCTTAGGTTATTGTTAAAGCTTTTTCATACAACCTGAAATTTTCTTCATCAAAACATACAAATACTACTTGTTCAATTTCCTGGTTATCTTTTAAAAATTCATCAACAGTTTTTAATGCTACTTCGGCGGCCTTGGCTTTTGGGTAATGGTAAATACCCGTGCTAATATTAGGGAAGGCAATAGTTTTGATGTTGTTTTTAACCGCTAATTGCAAACTGTTTTTATAGCAATTAGCCAGCAATTCCGGTTCGCCTTTTTCACCACCGTTCCAAATCGGGCCTACGGTGTGTATTACATAACGGGCGGGTAGTTTGCCACCGGTAGTAATAACAGCTTCGCCGGTTTTGCAGCGCCCCTGCCGGTCAATAATATCCATACAGTCATCCAATATCTGTTTGCCGCCAGCACGATGGATAGCGCCATCAACACCGCCGCCACCCATCAAACTGCTATTGGCGGCATTCACCACCGCGTCAACCTGCTGTTTGGTAATGTCCCCTTGTATAACTTTTATGCGTTTGTCCATTTTGATATAACAAAAAAGGCTGATGAAGTTTTGCAAGTCTTTTTTGTCATTGCGAGCGTAGCGTGGCAATCTCGTAGTACGACTTGCAAACTACGAGATTACCACGTTGCTTCGCTTCTCGCAATGACAGCTTTATGCAAACACCATTTCCATCTCATCAGCACTTGGGCCATAGCTGCCGGGAATAGGTACATTCAGCAGGCGCAGAAATACACCTAATTGTGCCCTGTGGTGTATAAGCTGCGAGAACGACATACGGATCACCTCGGCTTTGGTATTGGTAAAATAAATCTGCTCGCCATTGCGCATGGTCCATGGTTTTTGCAGATCGGCTTCTGTCGCGGCGTCTAATTGCGCTTTGGCATCGGCCACATTTTTCTCAAAGTAATCCAAAACATCCTGCGTATTGGAGTAAAAGGTGTGCTCGCTTTCGGTTGCAAAATCAAGCTCGCTGGTAGTTAAGGTCAAGGCTATCCATCCCGGTATTTCAGCAACGTGTGTAGCCAGGCGGGTAATGGTCATGCTTTTAGGGTGCGGCCGCCAATCGTAACTATCGTTAGGGATAATGGCCAGCATTTTACGGGTGGTCTGTGCTTCCTGCTCCAGTTCCTTTTTAAAAATTTCAATCAGGTTCATATCTTTTATTTTTTAGTTGATGATACAAAGGAACCATCAGCTAATGACAGCCCTATGTCAGCAGGAAAATTTTTAATATGAAAATTGTGCAGCTAATAAAAAAACGTCATTGCGAGGAACGAAGCAATCTCCAAACTATCCATATCGGATTTACATATCGGGAGATTGCTTCGTTCCTCGCAATGACGAGCTTTGTGTTCCCCTTCGGGGAATCAGGGGTGTTATATCTTTTCCAACTCACTCTTTACAAAAGCGGCCAGTTCGGCTACGTAGCTTGCGCTGAAATCGAACTTAATGCCGGCAGTTTCGTAAATTTCTTTAATGGTTTTGGTATAACCCAGTTTCAGGGCGTCAAGGTATTGCTGTAATCCTTTTTCGGGGTTTTCTTTATAGTTTTTCCAAACCGCAATAGCACC of the Mucilaginibacter boryungensis genome contains:
- a CDS encoding O-acetyl-ADP-ribose deacetylase, translating into MDKRIKVIQGDITKQQVDAVVNAANSSLMGGGGVDGAIHRAGGKQILDDCMDIIDRQGRCKTGEAVITTGGKLPARYVIHTVGPIWNGGEKGEPELLANCYKNSLQLAVKNNIKTIAFPNISTGIYHYPKAKAAEVALKTVDEFLKDNQEIEQVVFVCFDEENFRLYEKALTIT
- a CDS encoding DinB family protein; this translates as MNLIEIFKKELEQEAQTTRKMLAIIPNDSYDWRPHPKSMTITRLATHVAEIPGWIALTLTTSELDFATESEHTFYSNTQDVLDYFEKNVADAKAQLDAATEADLQKPWTMRNGEQIYFTNTKAEVIRMSFSQLIHHRAQLGVFLRLLNVPIPGSYGPSADEMEMVFA
- a CDS encoding glycoside hydrolase family 130 protein, with product MRLSIERKPVKVNPDSKRVIARFFFNGNDRAKEVIERVMDITEEEAFAIVSPILQEYSKRHRNITRVLNRHCSKLKNLFAELKVDFDSLTVYRKLLIGSYFTHEYSIESAAFFNPSIVDDPDQSELEDGERRVIISFRAVGEGHISSITFRRAMIDKNNNITVIPAGDYIDEAEIVRNAVYNKKLFFEKAVATQINVDVLREVEQKLDHHFEYATLRRIILDSQNLQEKDINKLEFDKILWLADSYYEIVFSLDTDISDRVIFPISEYERKGIEDARFVKFINDDGTFVYYATYTAYDGSLIMPKLLQTRDFYDFRIMPLYGDGAQNKNLALFPRKINGKFVMISRIDGCNNYIMYSDKINLWEKPILLQKPKFSWEFVQIGNCGSPIETEKGWIVITHGVGPMRRYVLGASLLDLEDPTKEIGRLREPLLIPNPDEREGYVPNVLYSCGSIVHNNKLIIPYGLSDYSTSFAEVDMDELVNKLLEDGA